One part of the Thiothrix nivea DSM 5205 genome encodes these proteins:
- the nifM gene encoding nitrogen fixation protein NifM: MPELNFAILGKPPAYRYHLLRNALETFQKNLPQLDENEFDRVCLRADRSFQLETLALQSPEASQVIVPPEQVDAAVQEIANRYPDDHDFTSDLSQNGLTPDTLRQALQRELRFSSVLGKIAARSIDINDLDVQLYYEMNKERFKQAETRTARHILITINDEYPENSRDNALQRIRQVAAQASSNPKQFGKLAKQYSECPTAMEGGKLGTVPRGQLYPQLDDRLFSLFNGQISEPVESEIGFHVLLCEQIFPARTISLSQARPQIRTLLQERAQRNCQKAWLKQLEASVSTEL; encoded by the coding sequence ATGCCTGAACTAAACTTCGCCATCCTCGGCAAACCACCTGCCTACCGCTACCACCTGTTGCGCAACGCGCTGGAAACTTTTCAGAAAAACCTGCCGCAACTGGATGAAAATGAATTCGACCGGGTCTGCCTCCGCGCCGACCGCAGTTTCCAGTTGGAAACACTGGCGCTGCAAAGCCCTGAAGCCTCCCAAGTGATAGTGCCACCCGAACAGGTCGACGCCGCCGTGCAGGAAATAGCCAACCGTTACCCCGACGACCACGATTTCACCAGTGACCTGAGCCAGAACGGCCTCACCCCCGACACCCTGCGTCAGGCGCTGCAACGCGAGCTGCGTTTCAGCAGCGTGCTGGGTAAAATCGCCGCGCGCAGCATCGACATCAACGACCTCGACGTGCAGCTCTATTACGAGATGAACAAGGAACGCTTCAAACAGGCTGAAACCCGCACTGCGCGCCACATCCTTATCACCATCAACGACGAATACCCGGAAAACAGCCGCGACAACGCCCTGCAACGCATCAGGCAAGTGGCTGCGCAAGCAAGTAGCAACCCCAAACAGTTCGGCAAGCTGGCAAAGCAGTATTCCGAATGCCCCACCGCGATGGAAGGCGGCAAGCTCGGTACCGTGCCGCGCGGCCAGCTGTACCCGCAACTGGACGACAGACTATTCAGCCTGTTCAACGGGCAAATCAGCGAGCCGGTCGAATCCGAAATCGGTTTCCATGTGCTGCTGTGTGAACAGATATTCCCCGCGCGCACCATTTCCCTGAGTCAGGCGCGCCCGCAAATCCGTACCTTGCTTCAGGAGCGCGCCCAGCGCAATTGCCAGAAAGCGTGGCTGAAGCAACTCGAAGCCAGCGTATCCACGGAGCTATGA
- a CDS encoding (2Fe-2S) ferredoxin domain-containing protein produces MAKPEKHVFVCTQQRPPGHPRGSCGALDSFSLFAALTMELDQRGLFQKVQVTSTGCMGPCHKGPTVLVYPEGVMYAGMKQSDLPTFIEEHLVGGKPVESLLMPQEDWG; encoded by the coding sequence ATGGCAAAACCCGAAAAACATGTATTCGTTTGTACGCAGCAACGCCCGCCGGGGCATCCGCGCGGTTCTTGTGGGGCGCTGGACAGCTTTTCGCTGTTCGCCGCGCTGACAATGGAACTGGATCAACGCGGGCTGTTCCAGAAAGTGCAGGTCACTTCCACCGGCTGCATGGGGCCATGCCACAAAGGGCCGACGGTACTGGTGTATCCGGAAGGCGTGATGTATGCGGGGATGAAACAGTCTGACCTGCCCACTTTCATCGAAGAACATCTGGTGGGCGGCAAGCCGGTCGAAAGCCTGTTGATGCCACAGGAAGATTGGGGTTAG
- the clpX gene encoding ATP-dependent Clp protease ATP-binding subunit ClpX, producing the protein MSDKTPACSFCGQVQTPQIPLIAGMNGHICEACVRLAHQVISTWSRKRSMSEPLKDSPKPLEIKAILDRYVIGQDIAKETLSVAVYNHFKRLRLETDQPRICTHPNKSVVELDKSNILLLGPSGTGKTLLASSLARIIGVPFVIADATTLTQAGYVGEDVESIIARLLDSADGNKELAEWGVVYIDEIDKLARSGENSHGTRDVGGEGVQQALLKLVEGTQVKVPAKGRKDQAPIILDTRNILFIVGGAFAGLEKLLEKRMKPGAKGIGFHAAHANPTEADKLADKMRLFSEVQAEDLRHFGLIPEFIGRFPVITALHDLDEEALVRILTEPQNALTKQYQQLFTLDGVELDFTDDALRAIAQKAIAHGTGARGLRGVLENLLRKLMFTLPSEENVSRCVVTAEVVNGAADIALEYREPATLPAPEATRAQEA; encoded by the coding sequence ATGAGCGACAAAACCCCGGCCTGTTCCTTCTGCGGCCAAGTGCAAACCCCGCAAATCCCCCTGATCGCAGGCATGAACGGGCACATCTGCGAAGCCTGCGTGCGCCTCGCCCATCAGGTCATCAGCACTTGGAGCCGCAAGCGCAGCATGAGTGAGCCGCTCAAGGATTCACCCAAGCCACTGGAGATCAAGGCCATCCTCGACCGCTACGTGATCGGCCAGGACATCGCCAAGGAAACCCTCTCGGTGGCGGTCTACAACCATTTCAAGCGTCTGCGTCTGGAAACCGACCAGCCACGCATCTGCACCCACCCCAACAAATCGGTGGTGGAACTCGATAAATCCAACATTCTGCTGCTCGGCCCCTCCGGCACTGGCAAAACCCTGCTGGCCAGCAGCCTTGCCCGTATCATCGGCGTACCCTTCGTCATCGCCGACGCCACCACCCTGACCCAGGCCGGTTACGTCGGTGAAGATGTGGAAAGCATCATCGCCCGCCTGCTCGACAGCGCTGACGGCAACAAGGAGCTAGCTGAATGGGGTGTGGTATACATCGACGAAATCGACAAACTGGCGCGCAGCGGTGAAAACTCACACGGCACCCGCGACGTCGGCGGTGAAGGCGTGCAACAGGCACTGCTCAAACTGGTGGAAGGCACGCAAGTCAAAGTCCCTGCCAAAGGCCGCAAGGATCAAGCCCCGATCATTCTCGACACGCGCAACATCCTGTTCATCGTCGGTGGAGCCTTCGCCGGGCTGGAGAAACTATTGGAAAAACGCATGAAACCGGGCGCGAAAGGCATCGGTTTCCACGCCGCCCACGCCAACCCTACCGAAGCCGACAAGCTGGCCGACAAAATGCGTCTGTTCAGCGAAGTACAAGCGGAAGACCTGCGCCATTTCGGCCTGATCCCCGAATTTATTGGCCGTTTCCCGGTCATCACCGCCCTGCACGATCTGGACGAAGAAGCGCTGGTGCGCATCCTCACCGAGCCACAAAACGCGCTGACCAAACAGTATCAGCAACTGTTCACACTGGATGGGGTGGAACTGGATTTTACCGACGACGCGCTGCGGGCGATTGCGCAGAAAGCGATTGCACACGGCACTGGCGCGCGCGGCCTGCGTGGCGTGCTGGAAAATCTACTGCGAAAGCTGATGTTTACCTTGCCCTCCGAGGAAAATGTGTCGCGTTGCGTGGTGACGGCGGAAGTCGTCAACGGTGCGGCTGACATCGCGCTGGAATACCGTGAACCCGCCACCCTTCCCGCCCCCGAAGCAACCCGTGCTCAGGAAGCCTGA
- a CDS encoding nitrogen fixation protein NifZ: MRPRFDFGDQVRVIRNVRDDGTFPGANIGNLLVRRGSVGYVRDVGTFLQDQLIYSVHFFDQQKMIGCREEELISADDPWNPSQFEFREKVTPTVKLEINGELIANPGDVGQVLKVLRDLPGGVAYHVRFPGRTLQIPEKLLDPAPADAPDLTDLPDEEDTDA; the protein is encoded by the coding sequence ATGCGCCCGCGTTTCGATTTCGGCGATCAGGTGCGGGTCATCCGCAACGTGCGCGATGACGGTACTTTCCCCGGCGCAAACATAGGCAACCTGCTAGTGCGCCGGGGCAGCGTGGGGTACGTGCGCGATGTCGGCACTTTCCTGCAAGACCAACTCATTTACTCGGTGCACTTCTTCGACCAGCAGAAAATGATCGGTTGCCGCGAGGAAGAGCTGATCAGCGCCGATGACCCGTGGAATCCCAGCCAGTTTGAGTTCCGCGAAAAAGTCACGCCGACAGTGAAACTGGAAATCAATGGTGAACTGATTGCCAACCCCGGCGATGTCGGGCAGGTATTGAAAGTGCTGCGCGACTTGCCCGGTGGTGTGGCATATCATGTTCGCTTTCCGGGACGTACCCTACAAATCCCCGAAAAGCTGCTCGACCCTGCCCCGGCGGATGCGCCCGACCTGACCGACCTCCCGGATGAGGAAGACACCGATGCCTGA
- the nifW gene encoding nitrogenase-stabilizing/protective protein NifW, with amino-acid sequence MTDTDLELDLDELVSAEDFLTYFDIPFDQTVVHVYRLHILQRFHDYLSKEAKPADDDGLREQYTRLLTQAYGDFVDSDAKTEKALKIYKMLGPQETFVPLEALFGKA; translated from the coding sequence ATGACAGATACCGACCTCGAACTCGACCTGGACGAACTGGTCAGCGCCGAAGACTTCCTCACCTATTTTGACATCCCGTTCGACCAGACTGTGGTACATGTTTACCGCCTGCATATCCTGCAACGCTTCCATGATTACCTGTCGAAAGAGGCCAAACCGGCGGATGACGATGGCCTGCGCGAACAATACACCCGCCTGCTGACCCAGGCTTACGGTGATTTCGTGGACTCCGACGCCAAGACCGAAAAGGCGCTGAAGATTTACAAGATGCTGGGGCCGCAGGAAACCTTCGTGCCGCTGGAAGCCCTGTTCGGGAAGGCGTAA
- a CDS encoding sigma-70 family RNA polymerase sigma factor encodes MDELNEWLVRSGRGDAHAFQQLYEAASPRLYSLCLRMMRDEGRAEDVLQEGFIKIWNNAARFAMERASAMTWMTTIIRNHALDKLRSLSHQPDIAVDVEYETLEFASLELEPDAFAALHEDTQLLIDCLRGLKEEQRECVMQAFYYGYTHDELAMRLLKPLGTIKAWIRRGLEQLRLCLS; translated from the coding sequence GTGGATGAACTGAATGAGTGGCTGGTGCGCAGCGGTCGCGGCGACGCGCACGCTTTCCAGCAGTTGTATGAAGCCGCGTCGCCACGGCTGTATTCGCTGTGCCTGCGCATGATGCGTGATGAGGGCAGGGCGGAGGATGTTTTGCAGGAAGGTTTCATCAAGATCTGGAACAACGCGGCCCGTTTCGCCATGGAACGCGCGTCAGCCATGACTTGGATGACAACCATCATCCGCAACCATGCGCTCGACAAGCTGCGTTCCCTCAGCCATCAGCCTGACATTGCGGTAGATGTGGAATACGAAACACTTGAGTTTGCCTCGCTGGAGCTGGAACCAGACGCCTTCGCTGCCCTGCACGAAGACACCCAGCTGCTAATCGATTGCCTGCGTGGCCTCAAGGAAGAGCAGCGGGAATGCGTGATGCAAGCGTTTTATTACGGTTACACGCATGATGAGCTGGCCATGCGCCTGTTGAAACCTTTGGGAACCATCAAGGCATGGATACGCCGTGGTCTGGAACAATTGAGGTTATGCCTGTCATGA
- a CDS encoding RnfH family protein: protein MNVGIAYADKFKQTWLKLEVPDGSTVQEAIEHSGLLRQFPDIDLDNQAVGIFGKLTKLDAKVSDGDRVEIYRPITADPETVERRDRDNDGDDE from the coding sequence ATGAATGTAGGCATTGCATACGCCGACAAATTCAAACAGACCTGGCTGAAACTGGAAGTGCCGGATGGCAGCACCGTGCAGGAAGCCATCGAGCATTCCGGCCTGCTCAGGCAGTTCCCCGACATTGATCTGGACAATCAGGCGGTAGGGATCTTCGGCAAGCTCACCAAGCTGGATGCCAAGGTCAGCGATGGCGACCGGGTGGAAATCTATCGCCCGATTACCGCCGACCCGGAGACAGTCGAACGTCGTGACCGCGACAATGACGGCGATGACGAATGA
- a CDS encoding L-histidine N(alpha)-methyltransferase — translation MTFPHHFVSLDVRIHADHFTRAICQGLLAEEKSLPIKYLYEASGDARLFERLTQSQRCYMAQAEDTLLTRFAPRIVQQLKDNTALVKLGSRSNKQTRRAIEALLHQQGNTQFAPIDIAGDFLSHSIQRLQRDYPDLSLLGVIADTAGLNVLDQALAQPRLLLWLGSDISHVGYAEAARLLRENMVAELKPGDRLLLGIDLKKPLEMLHANYGCTDQDSAVRKVSLAFAHHALRRINSELDADFAPENFGYYCHYNPVRGCMQIYLRSVCPQQVYIASLGLRVGFATDEYILIHESYKYSQKDIRTLVDATGLKLEQQWVDEDALYSLNLLVVEGSESSNQAS, via the coding sequence GTGACTTTTCCACACCACTTTGTCAGCCTGGATGTCAGGATTCACGCTGACCACTTCACCCGGGCCATTTGCCAGGGTTTGCTGGCGGAAGAAAAATCTTTGCCGATCAAATACCTGTACGAGGCTAGTGGCGATGCCCGCTTGTTTGAGCGCCTGACCCAAAGCCAGCGGTGCTACATGGCCCAAGCCGAAGATACGTTGCTGACCCGGTTTGCGCCACGTATCGTCCAGCAACTGAAAGACAATACCGCGCTGGTCAAATTGGGCAGCCGCAGTAACAAGCAGACGCGCCGCGCCATTGAAGCCCTGTTGCACCAGCAGGGTAATACGCAATTTGCACCCATCGACATTGCGGGTGATTTCCTTTCCCACAGCATCCAGCGTCTTCAACGGGATTACCCCGACCTCAGCCTGCTGGGGGTAATTGCTGACACCGCTGGTCTGAACGTGCTCGACCAGGCTCTTGCGCAGCCTCGCCTGTTGTTGTGGCTGGGGTCAGACATCAGCCATGTGGGATACGCCGAGGCCGCGCGCCTGTTGCGCGAAAACATGGTGGCGGAGCTGAAACCGGGCGATCGCCTGCTGTTGGGGATTGACCTGAAAAAGCCGCTGGAAATGCTCCATGCCAACTACGGCTGCACCGACCAGGACAGCGCCGTGCGCAAGGTGTCGCTGGCCTTTGCCCACCATGCCCTGCGCCGCATCAATAGCGAACTGGATGCCGATTTTGCACCGGAAAATTTCGGTTATTACTGCCATTACAACCCGGTACGCGGCTGTATGCAGATTTACCTGCGCAGTGTTTGCCCTCAACAGGTGTACATCGCCAGCCTGGGGCTGAGGGTCGGGTTTGCCACTGATGAATACATCCTCATCCACGAAAGCTACAAATACAGCCAGAAGGATATCCGCACACTGGTGGATGCAACCGGCTTGAAGCTGGAACAGCAGTGGGTGGATGAGGATGCGCTTTACAGCCTCAACCTGCTGGTGGTTGAAGGCAGCGAAAGCAGCAATCAGGCTTCCTGA
- a CDS encoding electron transport complex subunit E, producing the protein MSTDFKRIASDGVWNNNVVFAQGLALCPVLAVTSSATNGLGMGMASTAVLVMSNLLVSLIRQWVSPAVRIPVYITLIATLVTLVDMTLNAWVHELYKVLGLFIALIVVNCAILGRAESFASKNSPVPAVFDGLMMGLGFTLALVVLGGVREILGSGTLFASASLLLGKAFSFMELTIIPGYRGFLLMILPAGGFMALGFLLAGKRVLDGKLAARRERKAAAVNDATLAGGEA; encoded by the coding sequence ATGAGCACCGACTTCAAAAGGATTGCCTCGGATGGCGTCTGGAACAACAACGTGGTGTTCGCGCAGGGTCTGGCGCTGTGCCCAGTGCTGGCAGTGACCAGTTCCGCCACCAATGGTTTGGGTATGGGCATGGCGAGCACGGCGGTGCTGGTCATGTCCAACCTACTGGTATCCCTAATCCGCCAGTGGGTCAGCCCGGCGGTGCGGATTCCGGTCTACATCACCCTGATCGCTACGCTGGTGACGCTGGTCGATATGACGCTAAATGCCTGGGTGCATGAACTCTACAAGGTACTCGGTTTGTTCATTGCATTGATCGTGGTCAACTGCGCGATTCTGGGGCGGGCGGAATCGTTTGCTTCCAAAAATTCGCCGGTTCCCGCTGTATTCGACGGGTTGATGATGGGGCTGGGTTTTACGCTGGCGCTGGTGGTGCTGGGCGGCGTGCGCGAAATCCTCGGCAGTGGCACTTTATTCGCCAGCGCCTCGTTGCTGCTGGGCAAGGCTTTCTCCTTCATGGAACTGACCATTATCCCCGGCTATCGCGGTTTCCTGCTGATGATCCTGCCTGCGGGTGGTTTCATGGCACTGGGTTTCCTGCTGGCGGGCAAACGGGTGCTGGATGGCAAACTGGCCGCGCGGCGTGAACGCAAGGCGGCCGCTGTCAATGACGCCACGCTGGCGGGAGGTGAGGCATGA
- the rsxG gene encoding electron transport complex subunit RsxG → MSDATVKTGVEKWLDKIPYQAALLGVCAAIAAGLLVGVDNATRAPIAQRQMEDLQVSLEQVVPHELHDNNMVAKPLLLTGADGKEVKVYQGTKAGKVTALVWETVGFGYAGEIRTIIAVDPDGKILGTRVLAHKETPGLGDKIEEAKSDWITRFTGLSLGNPPEEQWKVKKDGGQFDQFSGATITPRAVVKSIHEALQFFAAHKTEMLEVKP, encoded by the coding sequence ATGAGTGACGCTACCGTGAAAACCGGCGTGGAAAAGTGGCTGGACAAGATTCCCTATCAGGCTGCCTTGCTGGGCGTATGTGCCGCGATTGCCGCCGGACTGCTGGTCGGGGTCGACAATGCCACCCGCGCACCGATTGCCCAGCGCCAGATGGAAGACCTGCAAGTCTCGCTGGAACAGGTGGTTCCGCATGAATTGCACGACAACAACATGGTCGCCAAACCCTTGCTGCTGACTGGTGCGGATGGCAAGGAAGTCAAAGTCTATCAGGGCACCAAAGCGGGCAAGGTAACTGCTCTGGTGTGGGAAACCGTCGGTTTCGGCTACGCCGGTGAAATCCGCACCATTATCGCGGTTGACCCTGACGGCAAAATCCTCGGCACGCGCGTGCTGGCCCACAAGGAAACCCCCGGCCTCGGTGACAAGATCGAGGAAGCCAAGTCCGACTGGATCACCCGATTCACCGGCCTGTCGCTCGGTAATCCACCCGAAGAGCAGTGGAAAGTGAAAAAAGATGGGGGTCAGTTTGATCAGTTCAGCGGTGCGACCATTACGCCTCGTGCGGTGGTGAAAAGCATTCACGAAGCCCTGCAATTTTTCGCTGCGCACAAGACCGAAATGCTGGAGGTGAAACCATGA
- a CDS encoding RnfABCDGE type electron transport complex subunit D, giving the protein MSLMISSPHTHSGKSVQHTMLLVMLALAPATAFGLYLFGWPAINLFLATILGCLLFEAISLKIMGKPVGKYLSDGSAILTGWLLAMSLPPSAPWWIGVLGAFLAIVIGKQVFGGIGQNLFNPAMVARVALLISFPLEMTTWAHPAPLFTDGAPDFMQGLQITFGGWVPDGYTGATTLGHIRTETGQGHLLSSLGDMASGADMALGMIGGSMGETSALLLLGGGLFLLWKRIISWHIPVSLIGTLLLLATIMHALHPEKFPGADVHLLAGATLLGAFFIATDLVTSPVSPTGQLLFGAGCGLLVYVIRTFAGYPEGMAFAVLLMNALTPLIDHYLRPRIYGRDRKGEPLNYVSTGGKS; this is encoded by the coding sequence ATGAGCCTGATGATCAGCAGCCCGCATACCCATTCCGGCAAGAGCGTGCAGCACACCATGTTGTTGGTGATGCTCGCGCTTGCCCCCGCGACTGCCTTCGGCCTATATCTGTTCGGCTGGCCTGCCATTAACCTGTTTCTGGCCACCATCCTCGGTTGCCTGCTGTTTGAGGCCATCAGCCTGAAAATCATGGGCAAGCCGGTTGGCAAATATCTGTCCGACGGTTCCGCGATCCTCACTGGCTGGCTGCTGGCGATGAGTTTGCCGCCATCCGCGCCGTGGTGGATCGGGGTGCTGGGCGCATTCCTTGCTATTGTGATCGGCAAGCAGGTGTTCGGCGGCATCGGCCAGAACCTGTTCAACCCGGCGATGGTGGCGCGGGTGGCGCTGCTGATTTCGTTCCCACTGGAAATGACCACCTGGGCGCATCCAGCCCCGTTATTTACCGATGGTGCGCCGGATTTCATGCAGGGTTTGCAGATTACTTTCGGCGGCTGGGTTCCCGACGGCTATACCGGCGCGACCACGCTGGGGCATATCCGTACCGAAACCGGGCAGGGGCATTTGCTTTCCAGCTTGGGCGACATGGCATCCGGCGCTGACATGGCGCTGGGTATGATCGGCGGCAGCATGGGAGAAACCTCCGCGCTGTTACTGCTGGGTGGCGGGTTGTTCCTGCTGTGGAAACGCATTATCAGTTGGCACATTCCGGTATCACTGATCGGCACGCTGCTGTTGTTGGCCACCATCATGCACGCACTTCACCCGGAAAAATTTCCCGGCGCGGACGTGCATCTGCTGGCGGGGGCAACCTTGCTCGGCGCGTTCTTCATCGCCACTGATCTCGTGACCTCACCAGTGTCTCCGACTGGGCAGTTGCTGTTCGGTGCGGGCTGCGGGCTGCTGGTGTACGTGATCCGCACCTTCGCGGGCTACCCGGAAGGCATGGCCTTCGCGGTATTGCTGATGAATGCGCTCACCCCGCTGATCGACCATTACCTGCGCCCGCGCATTTACGGGCGTGACCGCAAGGGCGAGCCGCTCAACTACGTCAGCACCGGAGGCAAGTCATGA
- the nhaD gene encoding sodium:proton antiporter NhaD: MSELTSFTSSGYGIIALLTFFSAYTLVILEERLHMRKSKPVILAAGIIWVLVALAYHGIGKPEEMAAILDHNLLEYAQLLLFLLAAMTYINTLEERNIFAALRAWLVSKGFSLYRIFWVTGILAFFISAVADNLTTALLMSAVVIAVAPDRPKYLAMSCVNLVVAANAGGAFSPFGDITTLMVWQSHTVQFWQFFDLFIPSVVNWFVPALIMSFFIDKGHPAALTETIKVKRGGLVILGLFMTTILMAVTFHNSLDLPPVLGMMTGLGLLKLFGWYLKVSDNIPENDMAEGAVGRFDIFTQLQRAEWDTLMFFYGVILCVGGLGALGYLAMVSKVIYTGLGPVWAGILVGIISAIVDNIPVMFAVLTMHPDMNLGGWLLVTMTAGVGGSLLSIGSAAGVALMGQARGIYTFNSHLKWSGAIMLGYAASILAHLWLNGV; the protein is encoded by the coding sequence GTGAGCGAATTAACCAGTTTCACCAGCAGTGGTTACGGCATCATTGCCCTGCTGACTTTTTTTTCTGCCTACACGCTCGTTATTCTGGAAGAGCGCCTGCACATGCGCAAATCCAAACCTGTCATCCTCGCCGCCGGGATTATCTGGGTGCTGGTGGCGCTGGCTTACCACGGCATTGGCAAGCCGGAAGAAATGGCGGCCATACTCGATCACAACCTGCTGGAATACGCCCAATTGTTGCTGTTCCTGCTGGCGGCGATGACTTACATCAACACGCTGGAAGAGCGCAACATCTTCGCCGCGCTACGTGCCTGGCTGGTGTCGAAGGGGTTTTCGCTGTACCGGATTTTCTGGGTAACGGGCATCCTGGCGTTCTTTATTTCCGCTGTCGCCGACAACCTGACGACGGCGCTGCTGATGTCGGCGGTGGTAATCGCGGTTGCGCCCGACCGGCCAAAATACCTTGCCATGTCGTGCGTCAATCTGGTGGTGGCAGCCAATGCGGGCGGTGCATTCAGCCCGTTTGGCGACATTACTACGCTGATGGTGTGGCAGTCGCATACCGTACAGTTCTGGCAGTTCTTTGATCTGTTTATTCCTTCAGTGGTGAACTGGTTCGTGCCTGCGCTGATCATGTCGTTTTTTATTGACAAAGGGCATCCGGCGGCTTTGACTGAGACGATCAAGGTAAAGCGTGGCGGGCTGGTGATCCTGGGTTTGTTCATGACCACCATCCTGATGGCAGTGACTTTCCATAACTCGCTGGATTTGCCGCCAGTGCTTGGGATGATGACGGGTCTGGGTTTGTTGAAACTGTTTGGCTGGTATTTGAAGGTTTCCGACAACATTCCGGAAAATGACATGGCGGAGGGGGCTGTCGGGCGTTTCGACATCTTTACCCAGTTGCAGCGGGCGGAATGGGATACGCTGATGTTTTTCTACGGGGTGATCCTGTGCGTCGGCGGGCTGGGGGCACTGGGTTATCTGGCGATGGTTTCCAAGGTGATTTATACCGGGCTGGGGCCTGTGTGGGCGGGGATTCTGGTGGGAATCATTTCCGCCATCGTCGACAACATTCCGGTGATGTTTGCGGTGCTGACCATGCACCCTGACATGAACCTGGGCGGCTGGCTGCTGGTGACCATGACGGCGGGCGTGGGCGGTTCGCTGCTGTCGATCGGCTCGGCTGCCGGGGTGGCGTTGATGGGGCAGGCGCGCGGCATTTATACCTTCAATTCTCATTTGAAATGGTCAGGCGCGATCATGCTCGGCTACGCGGCCAGCATTTTGGCGCATTTATGGCTTAATGGTGTGTAA